The Paenibacillus sp. FSL W8-0426 region TTACATCTATAGAGGCGACCGCCTGGGCAAAAAAATCCGCGATGCCCTCATCCGCAAAGCGAGGCAAGGCATTAAGGTCCGCGTCCTGTACGACGCGCTTGGCTCGCGCAGGGTCTCAAACCGTTTTTTCAAAGAGCTCCGCGAAGCGGGAGGTTTGGTGGAAGTCTTTTTCCCATCCAAATTCAGCCTCATCAACCTGCGCATGAACTATCGCAATCATCGTAAAATCGTCATCATTGACGGCAATCTCGGATACACGGGCGGGTTCAATGTCGGCGACGAATATTTGGGGTTAAACTCCAAATTCGGCTATTGGCGCGACACACACCTGCGCATTCAGGGGAATGCCGTTCACGCGCTCCAGACCCGGTTCCTGCTCGATTGGAACGAAGCATCCAAACAGCATGACACGCCTTACGTGCCCGAACATTTCCCGAAAATCCAAGGTACGGGATCCACGGCCATGCAAATTGTGTCCAGCGGCCCTGATGCCGAGATCGAGCACATTAAGAACAGTTACCTGAAAATGATTAACGGGGCCAAACAATCCATCATGATCCAGACGCCGTATTTCATTCCGGACGCGAGCGTGTTCGAATCCATTCGCCTTGCCTGCCTGTCGGGCATTGACGTGCGAATCTTGATTCCGAACAAGCCCGACCACGCGTTTGTATATTGGGCCACGTTATCCTACATCGGCGAGCTGCTCAAAGTGGGGGCAAAAGCATTCGTTTACGACAACGGCTTCATTCATGCCAAAACGCTCATCATTGACCGCATGGTCGCATCCGTGGGAACGGCGAACATCGACTATCGCAGCTTCCGCCTGAACTTTGAGGTCAACGCCTTCATGTACGATGAAGGCATCGCCTCCAAACTGGCGAACACGTTCGAACACGATCTGAAAGTATCCCGGGAAATGACGATGGACGAATACAATCGGCGCAGCATCGTCATTCGCTTTAAAGAAGCCATCTCGCGGCTGCTCTCTCCGATTCTGTAAAATGCAAAAAGCAGGAAATCCCAGTCTGATGGGCTGGAGGATTTCCTGCTTTTCTTTGAATATCACGTTGTCCTGCTCGAGCAACCGATATCGCCTTTTTTTGACTGAGTACACTCTGCCTGTGACGATTAAACATGCTCCCGTTTGAAACCTTCGCCAAGCACCTCATGCGCATTGCTGATAATGACAAAAGCCCCCGGGTCCACGGACCGGATCAATGCTTTAAGTCTTGGCACCTCGCTCTGTCCAACCACGACCATCAGCACCGTCCGCTGGTTATCCGTATAACCTCCCCGTGCTTCCAGCTTGGTCAATCCACGATCCAGATCGGCGAGAATGATCTGTGTGATCGGTTCGATCTCGTTAGAGATGATGTATGCGACCTTGGAGCTGCCAAAACCCATTTCGACGCCATCAATCACTTTGCCGGTAATATACAGACCGATGAGGGCATAGAGCGACTGTTCCAGCGACAGCACAAAGCCCGCCAAAATGATCACCGTTGCATCCATGATTACGACGCAAATCGAATAACTGAGTCCGCTGTATTTCTGCACGATGCGAGCCATGATGCTCATGCCGCCCGTCGATCCCCGGCCGCGGTATACGATCCCGATTCCCAGTCCCGCGCCGATCCCCCCGTATAATGAACCGAGCAGCGGATTCATCGTTGGCACCGTCCAATCCTTCGTCAAATATACGAAGAGCGGCAGTACGATGCTGCCGAGCACGGAACGCACGCCATACTGTTTGCCGATCAACACGAACCCTGCGATCAGGAGCGGAATATTCAGTGCCCACTGGGTGTACGCCGGTTCCAGGCCAAGCCACTCTTTCCCCAGAATGGAGATGCCTGACACACCGCCCGAAGCGATCTGGTTCGGCAGTAAAAACAGATTGAAGGCCACGGCGATCAAAAACGATCCCACGATAATCAAGGCCGTATCCATAGCGGTCCGCCAGGGGCCGTTCAAGGGAATAAAGTTCGTCATTCTTTTCTTGCGGTTGTACTGCAAATGCGGTTGTTCCTGCATGTCATCTTGCTCTCCTTTGTTGTCCATAGTGCTATATATGCCATCCCGCCGATACGGGGATTACCAATGATGTTTAGAGATTTGTATTCAAGTTATATAAACCGCAATAATCATTCACATTAGGCCACTGCGTGCGCTGTACCATCTTCCGATCGCTGTTATCCCCAGATTTTTTGGATTCCCCTTTCTGAAGGGGAACATCCGGCTGCATCGTGCGCGCACAAAAAAAGCTCCTGTATAGACCAGCATACGCCTACACGTATCCAGTCCATACAGGAACTCGATTAATCGGTTTCCACTTTAATTTGGCTGCGCAAATAACCATCGATGAATGCATCGAGGTCGCCGTCCATTACCGCTCCGGTATTTCCCGTTTCCACAGAAGTACGGTGATCCTTTACCATACTATAGGGATGGAATACATAGGAGCGAATCTGGCTTCCCCATGCAATATCCGACTGTTCCCCTCGGATTTCATCCAGCTCTTTTTGCTGCTCTTCAATTTTACGCTCATACAGCTTCGAACGAAGCATCGTCATGGCCCGCTCGCGGTTTTTGATCTGTGAACGCTCGTTCTGGCACGTTACAACGACGCCTGTCGGGATATGCGTAATCCGTACTGCCGAGTCCGTCGTATTGATGTGCTGTCCACCCGCGCCGCTCGCGCGGTAGGTATCGATCTTGAGATCTTCCGTCCGGATGTCGATCTCGACCGTATCATCGATCTCTGGCACGACGTCGCAGGATACGAAGGAAGTATGGCGACGGCCGGAGGAGTCGAACGGCGAGATGCGCACCAAACGATGCACGCCTTTCTCCGCTTTCAGATATCCGTAGGCATTGTGCCCCTTGATCGAAAGCGTTACGCTCTTGATGCCCGCCTCGTCACCCGGCAAATAATCGAGCACTTCGACCTTGAAACCGCGTTTCTCGGCCCACCGCGTATACATTCTCAGCAGCATCTGGCCCCAGTCCTGAGACTCGGTACCGCCGGCACCCGGATGCAGCTCCAATATGGCGTTCATTTTGTCGTATGGCTGGTTCAGCAGCAGTTGGAGCTCGAATTGCTCCAGCTTTTCCACAATGGCGGCTACGCTGCCGCTTACCTCTGCCGCGAGATCATCGTCGCCCTCTTCTTCAGCCAGCTCGACCATCATGGCCGCATCATCATAATCCTGCTGCAGCTTGTTGTATTGGTCTACCGAACCCTTGACCGCATTCATTTCGGCGATGACGGATTGCGCTTTTTCATTATCGTCCCAGAAATCGGGCGCAGACATTTTCTCTTCGAAGTTCTCAATCATTTCCTTTTTGAGATCTAAGTCAAAGAGACCCCCTAAGGTTTGTTAGTTTCTTGCTGATTTCACGCAGGTCATGCTTTACGCTTGGATCAATCATGTGCAATTCCTCTTTTCATTAAAGTAAGCTCCCGGCAACCGAGGAACCCATAGGTTATCCTATGAAATCCCCGGCTGCAAGGAGCCATGTGTCCTGACTATATATTATTTCCTATTCTTGGCCATGGCAATGTTTGTACTTTTTGCCGCTGCCGCATGGGCACAGATCGTTGCGTCCCACTTGATCGGCTACGCGCACCGGGCGTTTCTCGGCAGGCTCGCCGCTGGTAGAGATTTTGCTCTCGTCCACGACCGCCTGACGCTCCTGATTACTTTCGATTTGGGCCCGCATTACGTATGTGGCCACTTCTTCCTGGATCGAAGCGATCATCTGATGGAACATTTCGAAACCTTCGAATTGGTACTCGCGCAGCGGATCGGTACCGCCATACGCACGCAAGTGAATCCCTTGGCGAAGCTGATCCATCGCATCGATGTGGTCCATCCATTTGCTGTCGACCGCACGAAGCACAACCA contains the following coding sequences:
- the cls gene encoding cardiolipin synthase; this encodes MHIESILLIVLLGLNIIFAAAVVFFERKDASASWAWLLVLNFIPVLGFVLYLLTGQNLTRYRLFQWKERKKLGLEERISAQLEQLKDHRGPFLNTATESHQDMIYMNLKQNGALLTEDNDVEIITDGMDKFQRLLNDIEAAQDHVHVQYYIYRGDRLGKKIRDALIRKARQGIKVRVLYDALGSRRVSNRFFKELREAGGLVEVFFPSKFSLINLRMNYRNHRKIVIIDGNLGYTGGFNVGDEYLGLNSKFGYWRDTHLRIQGNAVHALQTRFLLDWNEASKQHDTPYVPEHFPKIQGTGSTAMQIVSSGPDAEIEHIKNSYLKMINGAKQSIMIQTPYFIPDASVFESIRLACLSGIDVRILIPNKPDHAFVYWATLSYIGELLKVGAKAFVYDNGFIHAKTLIIDRMVASVGTANIDYRSFRLNFEVNAFMYDEGIASKLANTFEHDLKVSREMTMDEYNRRSIVIRFKEAISRLLSPIL
- a CDS encoding YitT family protein, coding for MTNFIPLNGPWRTAMDTALIIVGSFLIAVAFNLFLLPNQIASGGVSGISILGKEWLGLEPAYTQWALNIPLLIAGFVLIGKQYGVRSVLGSIVLPLFVYLTKDWTVPTMNPLLGSLYGGIGAGLGIGIVYRGRGSTGGMSIMARIVQKYSGLSYSICVVIMDATVIILAGFVLSLEQSLYALIGLYITGKVIDGVEMGFGSSKVAYIISNEIEPITQIILADLDRGLTKLEARGGYTDNQRTVLMVVVGQSEVPRLKALIRSVDPGAFVIISNAHEVLGEGFKREHV
- the prfB gene encoding peptide chain release factor 2 (programmed frameshift) → MIDPSVKHDLREISKKLTNLRGSLDLDLKKEMIENFEEKMSAPDFWDDNEKAQSVIAEMNAVKGSVDQYNKLQQDYDDAAMMVELAEEEGDDDLAAEVSGSVAAIVEKLEQFELQLLLNQPYDKMNAILELHPGAGGTESQDWGQMLLRMYTRWAEKRGFKVEVLDYLPGDEAGIKSVTLSIKGHNAYGYLKAEKGVHRLVRISPFDSSGRRHTSFVSCDVVPEIDDTVEIDIRTEDLKIDTYRASGAGGQHINTTDSAVRITHIPTGVVVTCQNERSQIKNRERAMTMLRSKLYERKIEEQQKELDEIRGEQSDIAWGSQIRSYVFHPYSMVKDHRTSVETGNTGAVMDGDLDAFIDGYLRSQIKVETD